A genomic stretch from Bradyrhizobium sp. 195 includes:
- a CDS encoding bifunctional diguanylate cyclase/phosphodiesterase, translating to MTGWWRAAPLLGLYRPALVAAGVGLLFSLVGAAAVARWEDRVNRIEFENAAETEAIVMQNGMGEYISRLIALRTLFESTNDEVTRSEFETFSARLFERHPGMLRIAWLPRVNRKERSEYEAAAITDGVSGYRIKSLQGESFATAPQSDEYFPVFYSTQPKTSAVYGMDYATVPERRAFLERARDNDKVAAIRTRLFEPREGGRLPDVLVAVPVYAKGTSRETDADRRRNLAGFVVGVFDLPLLIQTIRVTTGASPAVSMNVYPPFTAQIVSLEQMLPDYSSAATAPQSMRDVARALHWSGSLKIGDTDWQVRAVPTAGGPLETTYDRAGAVLIVGMLLTLSLSTYLMLASRNSRRLSLANRRVLELAQTDILTGLPNRAFFLARLDELNGRLEDGGSTFSILMLDLDRFKNVNDSLGHGAGDALLRQVAQRLKSAVGASDVLARLGGDEFAIIQERCQDQRACSTELAARIAKLLTEPFLLPGHRVEIGTSIGIAVAPDHGRDQEQLLKKADLALYRSKSAGRNCFTIYDEAMSAELEARNTLEGDLRDAIARCQLEVHYQPFVDALSGERRGFEALVRWRHPTRGLIPPDQFISLAEETGLIVPLGEFVLRRACADAAGWPAGLAVAVNLSPIQFKEAELFEMICAALADSGLPPQRLEIEITESVLLERGSENHAFMQRLKQLGIELALDDFGTGYSSLSYLTAFPFDKIKIDKSFIRNLTHQPRSSAIISAIVTLARGLDMSVTAEGVETREEFDRLKALGVNFAQGYLFGRPQPIERILFDAPVKSSRRDAA from the coding sequence ATGACCGGATGGTGGCGTGCCGCGCCGCTGCTCGGACTCTATCGCCCTGCGCTCGTCGCGGCCGGCGTCGGTCTTCTGTTCTCGCTCGTGGGCGCGGCCGCCGTGGCGCGGTGGGAAGATCGCGTCAACAGGATCGAGTTCGAGAACGCGGCCGAAACCGAAGCGATCGTCATGCAGAACGGCATGGGCGAATACATCTCCAGACTCATCGCGCTGCGCACGCTGTTCGAATCGACCAACGACGAAGTCACCCGTAGTGAATTCGAGACCTTCAGCGCCCGCCTGTTCGAGCGCCATCCGGGCATGCTGCGCATCGCCTGGCTGCCGCGTGTCAACCGCAAGGAGCGCTCCGAATACGAGGCCGCGGCGATCACGGACGGCGTTTCAGGCTATCGCATCAAGTCGCTCCAGGGCGAGAGCTTCGCGACTGCGCCGCAGAGCGATGAATATTTTCCGGTGTTCTACTCGACGCAGCCGAAGACCTCGGCGGTCTATGGCATGGATTACGCCACCGTTCCGGAGCGCCGCGCGTTTCTGGAGCGTGCACGCGACAACGACAAGGTCGCAGCCATTCGCACGCGGCTGTTCGAGCCGAGGGAAGGGGGCCGGTTGCCCGATGTCCTTGTTGCCGTTCCCGTCTACGCCAAGGGAACGTCGCGCGAGACGGACGCGGACCGGCGCCGCAATCTCGCGGGCTTCGTGGTCGGCGTCTTCGACCTGCCGCTGCTGATCCAGACCATTCGCGTGACCACCGGAGCGAGCCCCGCGGTCAGCATGAACGTCTATCCGCCCTTCACCGCGCAGATCGTCAGCCTGGAGCAGATGCTGCCGGACTATTCGTCGGCGGCCACGGCGCCGCAGTCGATGCGGGACGTCGCGCGGGCGCTGCACTGGTCGGGAAGTCTCAAGATCGGCGATACCGATTGGCAGGTGCGGGCGGTGCCAACTGCCGGCGGCCCCCTGGAGACGACTTATGATCGCGCGGGCGCGGTGCTGATCGTCGGCATGCTGCTGACGCTGTCGCTGTCGACCTATCTCATGCTCGCGAGCCGCAATTCGCGGCGGCTGTCGCTGGCTAACCGGCGGGTGCTCGAGCTCGCCCAGACCGACATCCTGACCGGCCTGCCGAACCGCGCCTTCTTCCTCGCCCGGCTCGACGAGCTCAATGGCCGGCTGGAGGACGGCGGGTCGACCTTCTCGATCCTGATGCTCGACCTCGACCGCTTCAAGAACGTCAACGACTCCCTCGGTCACGGCGCCGGCGATGCGCTGCTGCGCCAGGTGGCGCAGCGGCTGAAATCGGCGGTGGGCGCCAGCGACGTGCTGGCACGGCTCGGCGGCGACGAATTCGCCATCATCCAGGAGCGGTGCCAGGACCAGCGCGCCTGCTCGACCGAGCTGGCGGCGCGGATCGCCAAGCTCTTGACCGAACCGTTCCTCCTGCCCGGTCACCGCGTCGAGATCGGCACCAGCATCGGCATCGCCGTCGCGCCGGATCACGGCCGCGACCAGGAGCAGCTCCTGAAGAAGGCGGACCTTGCGCTCTATCGTTCGAAATCGGCGGGCCGCAACTGCTTCACCATCTACGACGAGGCGATGTCGGCCGAGCTGGAGGCCCGCAACACGCTGGAAGGCGATCTGCGCGACGCCATCGCGCGCTGCCAGCTGGAGGTGCATTACCAGCCGTTCGTCGACGCCCTCAGCGGCGAGCGGCGCGGCTTTGAGGCGCTGGTGCGCTGGCGGCATCCGACACGCGGCCTGATTCCGCCGGACCAGTTCATTTCGCTTGCGGAGGAGACCGGGCTGATCGTGCCGCTCGGGGAGTTCGTGCTGCGGCGCGCCTGCGCGGACGCGGCCGGCTGGCCCGCCGGCCTCGCGGTCGCCGTCAACCTGTCGCCGATCCAGTTCAAGGAAGCCGAGCTATTCGAAATGATTTGTGCGGCGCTCGCCGATTCCGGTCTGCCGCCCCAGCGGCTGGAGATCGAGATCACGGAATCCGTGCTGCTGGAGCGCGGCAGCGAGAACCACGCCTTCATGCAGCGGTTGAAGCAGCTCGGCATCGAGCTGGCGCTTGACGATTTCGGCACCGGCTATTCCTCGCTCAGCTATTTGACGGCGTTCCCGTTCGACAAGATCAAGATCGACAAGTCGTTCATCCGCAACCTCACACATCAGCCTCGCAGCTCTGCCATCATCTCCGCGATCGTGACGCTGGCGCGGGGGCTGGACATGTCGGTCACCGCGGAGGGCGTCGAAACCCGCGAGGAGTTCGACCGGCTGAAGGCGCTCGGCGTCAATTTCGCGCAAGGTTATCTGTTCGGCCGTCCGCAGCCGATCGAGCGGATCCTGTTCGATGCGCCCGTCAAATCGTCACGCCGCGACGCCGCCTGA
- a CDS encoding MFS transporter: MRLPFFYGWVVVVVTFVTMAIGVNARTAFSLFFPPIISEFGWERGVTAGAFSFGFVVSGVVSPLIGRLMDRAGPRAVMELGVVLMGGGLLLAPLTSTPWHLYVTIGVMVGAGSVCLGYSGQSLFLPNWFIRKRGFAIGIAFAGVGIGSVTLLPWVQHMIEQTGWRTACTAMGLLVLIVLAPINLLLHKRPQDVGLEPDGDAAPTVGGAQPISNIVDPVWVNIDWTLKRAVATARFWWIALGYFCGLYIWYAVQVHQTKFLLDIGFSSGVAVWALGIVSLLGIPGQILLGHVSDRIGREWVWAISCAGFAICFAALMALKFQPSLWLVYVMVFAQGALGYGLTSIMGAVVFEIFQGRHQGSIFGTIMLAALAGGAAGPWMTGFLYDRAGDYTLAFGIAMVVSGLSALSIWQAAPRKVRAVAGRLHELQAGTSAG; the protein is encoded by the coding sequence ATGCGGCTTCCGTTCTTCTACGGCTGGGTCGTGGTCGTCGTGACCTTCGTCACCATGGCCATCGGCGTCAACGCGCGTACCGCCTTTTCACTGTTCTTTCCTCCCATCATCTCCGAATTCGGCTGGGAGCGTGGCGTCACCGCCGGCGCCTTCTCCTTCGGCTTCGTGGTGTCGGGTGTGGTCAGTCCGCTGATCGGCCGCCTGATGGACCGCGCCGGGCCGCGCGCTGTGATGGAGCTCGGTGTCGTGCTGATGGGCGGCGGGTTGCTGCTTGCGCCGCTCACCAGCACGCCCTGGCATCTCTATGTCACCATCGGCGTCATGGTCGGCGCCGGCTCGGTGTGTCTTGGCTATTCCGGCCAGTCGCTGTTCCTGCCGAACTGGTTCATTCGCAAGCGCGGCTTCGCCATCGGCATCGCCTTTGCGGGCGTCGGCATCGGCTCGGTGACGCTGCTGCCCTGGGTGCAGCACATGATCGAACAGACCGGCTGGCGCACGGCCTGCACCGCGATGGGACTGCTCGTCCTGATCGTGCTGGCGCCGATCAATTTGTTGCTGCACAAGCGCCCGCAGGACGTCGGCCTCGAACCCGATGGCGATGCCGCCCCGACTGTTGGCGGCGCCCAACCGATCTCCAACATTGTCGATCCCGTTTGGGTCAATATCGACTGGACTCTGAAGCGCGCCGTCGCAACCGCGCGGTTCTGGTGGATCGCACTCGGCTATTTCTGCGGTCTGTACATCTGGTATGCGGTGCAGGTGCACCAGACCAAATTCCTGCTCGACATCGGCTTCAGCTCCGGCGTCGCGGTGTGGGCGCTCGGCATCGTCAGCCTGCTCGGCATTCCCGGCCAGATCCTGCTCGGCCACGTCTCCGACCGGATCGGGCGGGAATGGGTGTGGGCGATCAGCTGCGCGGGCTTTGCGATCTGCTTTGCGGCGCTGATGGCACTGAAGTTCCAGCCGTCGCTGTGGCTTGTCTATGTGATGGTGTTCGCGCAAGGCGCGCTCGGCTATGGCCTCACCTCGATCATGGGCGCGGTGGTGTTCGAGATTTTCCAGGGCAGGCACCAGGGCAGCATTTTCGGAACGATCATGCTGGCGGCGCTGGCGGGCGGTGCCGCTGGTCCCTGGATGACCGGCTTCCTCTACGATCGCGCCGGCGACTATACGCTCGCCTTTGGTATCGCGATGGTCGTGAGCGGATTGTCGGCGCTCTCGATCTGGCAGGCTGCGCCGCGCAAGGTGCGGGCTGTGGCCGGCCGGCTGCACGAGCTCCAGGCGGGTACCAGCGCCGGATAA
- a CDS encoding adenylate/guanylate cyclase domain-containing protein has protein sequence MNIAEWLRGLGLERYSQAFQDAEVTPEVLPELTEDDLRELGLPLGPRKTVLKAIHALALPSDPIPVEVRASAAQPILPLPSEADRRQLTVMFVDLVGSTALASGRDPEEVRDLIQAYHNTVASEITRFEGHVAKFLGDGVLAYFGWPRAHEDEAERAVRAGLRISKAVAALTGPTGAALAARVGIATGLVVVGELIGEGEARERSVIGETPNLAARLQGLAEPGGVLIADSTHRLIGEAFIYQDLGTVPLKGFPGPAQVWLVTGEGAAESRFDAQHGMSTTALVGRDQELALLLDRWEQAKGQEGQIVLLGGEPGIGKSHLVRALRDRLAGVPHTRLSHFCSPFHTNSALYPIVGLLERAAGIRREDPSEEQLDNLEAMLTLATDDVRGSAPVLADLLAIPTGKRYSPLELSPHQKKERTFQALLEQIKGLAAKQPVLAIYEDVHWADPTTLELLDRAVDEVQRHSILMVVTFRSEFVPRWTAHGHVAAIFLSRLGRRQGAAVVDRITGGKLLPQEVLEQILAKTDGVPLFVEELTKTVLESGLLKDRGSCYELIGPLPPLAIPTTLQDSLMARLDRLAPVKEVAQIAACIGREFGHNLLKAVTPLDEDALQRAINELLEAELIFRRGVPPDISYSFKHALVQDIAHESLLKSKRQQIHTRIAAALKEHYPARAEMEPETIALHLAEAGLVANAVGYWLQAGRNAAGRSANLEAITHLTRGLQALNACPEGPERDRQELALQTAIGGPLIAIHGYTAPQLGTAFSRAHALCYELDDTDALFATLSGKYIFHFVRGDYGAMQRLVAEARHAAERTGDTALELGAHRLAALTAMHAGDFLTAHSEFEAILSRYDPDAHRPAPVHYVHDPKASALPYLAIVLWVLGYPDQAQGTSRAAFEYAAELNQTNLTAHVAVYGGAGPAELMGDVAAAHAHADAIINLADQHSLNYWRLSGLILRGWAMAQEGDPEGGLALMRQGLNDRAGLGASWYQVRYLCMLASAYLQLGDGEKGLIALAEAKDLAARNGEHMWEAEVARIGGELQRIRGAPADEVEACLQTALDVARRQAAKSFELRAAMSLARLWRDEGRLIEARALLASTYGWFTEGFETSDLLAAKALTAELAEH, from the coding sequence GTGAACATCGCGGAATGGCTTCGTGGTCTTGGGCTGGAGCGCTACTCCCAGGCCTTTCAGGATGCGGAAGTCACGCCTGAGGTCCTGCCAGAGCTGACCGAAGACGATCTGCGGGAACTTGGTCTGCCGCTCGGCCCGCGCAAGACCGTGCTGAAGGCGATCCACGCACTCGCGCTGCCGAGCGATCCCATACCTGTGGAGGTTCGTGCCTCGGCAGCACAGCCAATACTGCCACTGCCGTCGGAAGCAGACCGGCGGCAGCTCACAGTCATGTTTGTCGATCTGGTCGGATCGACTGCGCTCGCCTCGGGACGTGACCCCGAGGAAGTGCGGGACCTGATACAGGCCTACCACAACACCGTAGCGAGCGAGATCACCCGGTTCGAGGGACACGTTGCCAAATTTCTCGGCGACGGGGTTCTCGCTTACTTCGGCTGGCCGCGGGCGCATGAAGATGAGGCGGAGCGTGCAGTTCGCGCCGGGCTTCGGATATCCAAGGCAGTCGCGGCGCTTACCGGGCCGACCGGTGCAGCCCTTGCCGCTCGCGTCGGCATCGCAACCGGTCTGGTTGTCGTCGGCGAACTGATTGGCGAGGGAGAAGCCCGCGAGCGGTCGGTCATTGGAGAGACCCCGAATCTGGCGGCCCGCTTGCAAGGGCTCGCCGAACCCGGCGGCGTTCTCATCGCCGATTCAACGCACCGCCTGATCGGCGAGGCCTTCATATACCAGGACCTGGGGACAGTGCCTCTCAAGGGTTTCCCGGGGCCGGCGCAGGTGTGGCTCGTCACCGGCGAGGGCGCAGCAGAGAGTCGATTTGACGCCCAGCACGGGATGTCGACGACCGCGCTTGTCGGGCGCGACCAGGAACTTGCTCTTCTCCTGGACCGCTGGGAACAGGCGAAAGGGCAAGAAGGACAGATCGTCCTGCTCGGCGGCGAACCCGGCATCGGCAAATCCCACCTCGTGCGAGCGCTGCGCGACCGGCTCGCAGGCGTGCCGCACACGCGCCTCAGCCATTTCTGTTCGCCATTCCACACCAACAGCGCCCTGTATCCAATCGTAGGGCTCCTTGAACGGGCAGCGGGAATACGGCGGGAGGACCCTTCCGAAGAACAGCTCGATAACCTTGAGGCGATGCTCACGCTTGCGACGGACGACGTACGTGGCAGTGCGCCCGTTCTCGCGGATCTGTTGGCCATCCCGACGGGTAAGCGCTACTCTCCGCTGGAGCTAAGTCCACACCAAAAGAAAGAGCGAACGTTCCAGGCCCTGTTGGAGCAGATAAAGGGCTTAGCGGCAAAGCAACCGGTTCTTGCCATTTACGAGGACGTCCACTGGGCCGATCCCACCACGCTCGAACTCCTTGATCGGGCCGTTGACGAGGTGCAGCGTCACTCGATCCTGATGGTCGTTACTTTCCGATCGGAATTCGTTCCGCGCTGGACCGCGCATGGACATGTGGCAGCAATCTTTTTGAGCCGGCTGGGCCGCAGGCAAGGTGCGGCCGTGGTCGACCGGATAACCGGCGGCAAACTGCTTCCGCAGGAGGTGCTCGAGCAGATCTTGGCCAAGACGGACGGTGTGCCGTTGTTCGTCGAGGAGCTCACCAAGACCGTCCTCGAATCCGGGCTGCTTAAGGATCGGGGGAGTTGCTACGAGCTTATCGGTCCGTTGCCCCCGCTCGCGATCCCGACAACGCTCCAAGATTCGTTGATGGCGCGTCTTGATCGGTTGGCACCCGTCAAGGAGGTCGCCCAGATCGCGGCATGCATTGGGCGTGAGTTTGGGCACAACCTGCTGAAGGCAGTAACACCGCTCGATGAAGATGCCCTCCAGCGCGCGATCAATGAACTGCTGGAGGCGGAACTCATCTTCCGGCGTGGAGTGCCTCCGGATATCAGCTACAGCTTCAAACATGCGCTGGTCCAGGACATCGCGCACGAGAGCCTCTTGAAGAGCAAGCGACAGCAGATCCACACTCGGATCGCCGCAGCTCTAAAAGAACATTATCCTGCCCGCGCGGAGATGGAGCCGGAGACGATAGCTTTGCATCTCGCGGAGGCCGGACTTGTGGCCAACGCGGTCGGCTATTGGCTGCAGGCCGGTCGAAATGCCGCCGGGCGTTCCGCCAATCTCGAAGCAATCACTCACCTCACGAGGGGGCTGCAGGCGCTCAACGCCTGTCCAGAAGGGCCGGAGCGGGATCGCCAGGAACTCGCGCTCCAGACCGCAATTGGAGGTCCGCTGATCGCCATTCACGGATACACGGCTCCTCAGCTTGGCACTGCGTTCAGCAGGGCGCATGCGCTCTGCTACGAGCTCGATGACACGGATGCGTTGTTCGCGACGCTTAGCGGCAAGTATATTTTTCATTTCGTGAGAGGCGACTACGGCGCCATGCAGAGGCTGGTTGCCGAGGCACGCCATGCCGCCGAGCGTACCGGGGACACGGCACTGGAATTGGGTGCGCATCGTTTGGCGGCTCTCACAGCCATGCACGCGGGCGACTTTCTTACGGCCCACTCCGAGTTCGAGGCGATCCTAAGCCGCTATGACCCGGACGCCCATCGGCCAGCGCCTGTGCACTATGTCCATGACCCGAAGGCCTCCGCGTTACCTTACCTGGCCATCGTGCTCTGGGTTCTTGGCTATCCCGATCAGGCCCAGGGAACCAGCCGCGCGGCGTTTGAATACGCCGCGGAGCTGAATCAGACGAACCTTACCGCCCACGTCGCGGTCTATGGCGGAGCAGGACCTGCCGAGCTGATGGGTGACGTGGCAGCCGCGCATGCGCACGCTGACGCCATCATCAACCTCGCCGATCAGCACAGCTTGAACTACTGGCGGTTGAGCGGCCTCATCCTTCGGGGTTGGGCCATGGCGCAGGAAGGTGACCCGGAGGGCGGCCTGGCGCTCATGCGCCAGGGTTTGAATGATCGGGCCGGGCTCGGAGCCAGTTGGTACCAAGTCCGCTATTTGTGCATGCTGGCATCGGCCTATTTGCAACTTGGCGATGGCGAGAAAGGGCTCATTGCGCTGGCAGAGGCAAAGGATCTCGCCGCGCGCAATGGCGAACATATGTGGGAGGCAGAAGTTGCACGCATCGGCGGCGAACTGCAGCGCATTCGTGGAGCTCCGGCGGATGAGGTCGAGGCCTGTCTGCAAACTGCACTTGATGTGGCACGCAGGCAAGCCGCGAAGTCGTTCGAACTGCGTGCAGCCATGAGTCTGGCTCGGCTCTGGCGCGACGAAGGCAGGCTTATCGAAGCGCGAGCCCTCCTTGCCTCAACGTACGGATGGTTCACGGAAGGCTTCGAGACGTCCGATCTGCTTGCCGCCAAGGCACTCACCGCAGAATTGGCCGAGCACTAG
- a CDS encoding YybH family protein, protein MTNLASSTSFDVKAGIIEAYAAWDSAFNKADARAVATAYVSDAKVLPPNHQVISGPAEIEKFFAGLFSSGFVDHKLTIIDAGGDDKIVYGTARWSANGKGADGSRQAAGGIATHVFERQADGSLKLRLHTFN, encoded by the coding sequence ATGACGAACTTGGCCTCCTCGACGAGCTTCGACGTCAAGGCCGGAATCATTGAAGCTTATGCTGCCTGGGATTCGGCATTCAACAAAGCCGACGCTAGAGCGGTTGCCACGGCGTACGTTTCGGACGCTAAAGTGCTGCCTCCAAACCATCAGGTCATATCGGGTCCAGCAGAAATCGAGAAATTCTTCGCCGGGCTTTTTTCGAGCGGATTCGTCGATCATAAGCTGACAATCATAGATGCGGGCGGAGACGACAAGATCGTCTACGGCACGGCGAGATGGAGCGCCAACGGCAAGGGAGCGGATGGGTCGCGCCAAGCTGCCGGCGGGATTGCTACGCACGTGTTTGAGCGTCAGGCGGACGGTTCGCTGAAGCTGAGGTTGCATACCTTCAACTAA
- a CDS encoding EAL domain-containing protein has product MSASDCAVTEMPDVLLAALERVDDAIVIVDSARRVTHFNAGAERIWKLARTNVLGRDVDILTLKCLQDDSIAECRDEISLIRPDGSRIRAAVSLSSFASGGVTHRVVFARDVTTEAERRARIALLDAVSDQTNRAVLITDTELDIRYTNAAFTSLFGYSAAEAEGRRATDLLAGRHTNRKALTTIGRRLVKGGPGGETEVLIYTKDGEEIWVGARIDAFRDRKGRVKHIFALLDDITETKQLRSLQQLIMGALADEVPIGEIADRLCGRVEEIAPDVVCSLLHVDAAGLIHPLGGPSLPEDYSRALDGVAIGPNVGSCGTAAFYGEPVLATDLDTDPRWQPYKAMPLSIGLRACWSTPVKAKDGRVIATFAFYYRESRAPSNWHRRIVEACVNLGAFAIERKEARAEIARLAYHDILTGLPNRAQLRHLITTAIDACPTGSHVALAFLDVDHFKDVNDTLGHAAGDELLIQLAQRLRERIGPEDMLGRLGGDEFVILLPQRNAESAERVAAGITEALAAPLRLGSKLMPMSVSIGISLYPDHATDIDTLMQQADAAMYMAKQAGRSTHRIFSAEMNGLTEQRLALIAALRRAIAEGALSLSYQPQIRSCDGAIHGVEALSRWRDAVLGDVSPAKFIPLAEECGLIEQIGLWSVREACRQMASWRRAGFNIPCVSVNLSPINFRNVTLAARLKDILAEYDLSADALMLEITEGVFMQDSVAALETMNAIRELGVGLSVDDFGTGYSSLSRLAHLPIRELKIDRSFMRDIEKDAGALAIATAVVRVGQGLGMNVVGEGVETEGQRKTLAELGCDVVQGFLYAPALPPVAFERWLIEHCAEQARATLGRLDVKSVGAVAVKQSA; this is encoded by the coding sequence ATGTCTGCCTCCGATTGTGCTGTAACGGAAATGCCGGACGTGCTGTTGGCCGCCCTGGAACGCGTCGACGACGCCATTGTCATTGTCGACAGCGCGCGGCGCGTCACGCATTTCAACGCCGGTGCCGAGCGGATCTGGAAGCTTGCGCGCACCAACGTGCTCGGCCGCGATGTCGACATTCTCACCTTGAAGTGTCTTCAAGACGATTCGATCGCAGAGTGCCGCGACGAGATCAGCCTCATACGGCCCGACGGCAGCCGGATTCGGGCGGCCGTCTCGCTTTCGTCTTTCGCAAGCGGCGGTGTGACCCATCGCGTCGTGTTCGCGCGCGACGTTACCACCGAAGCGGAACGCCGCGCGCGGATCGCGCTGCTCGACGCCGTCTCGGATCAGACCAACCGCGCCGTGCTCATCACCGACACCGAGCTCGACATCCGCTACACCAATGCAGCGTTCACCTCGCTGTTCGGCTATTCCGCCGCGGAAGCTGAGGGGCGGCGGGCGACCGATCTGTTGGCCGGCCGTCACACCAACCGCAAAGCGCTGACGACGATCGGACGGCGTCTCGTCAAGGGCGGTCCGGGCGGTGAGACCGAGGTCCTGATCTATACCAAGGACGGCGAGGAGATCTGGGTTGGCGCCCGGATCGATGCCTTCCGCGACAGGAAGGGCCGGGTCAAGCACATCTTCGCGCTGCTGGACGACATCACCGAGACCAAGCAGCTGCGCTCGCTCCAGCAGCTCATCATGGGCGCACTCGCCGACGAGGTGCCGATCGGCGAGATCGCCGACCGGCTCTGTGGCCGTGTCGAGGAGATCGCGCCCGACGTGGTCTGCTCGCTGCTTCACGTCGATGCCGCGGGCCTGATCCACCCGCTCGGCGGTCCCAGCCTGCCCGAGGATTATTCCCGCGCATTGGACGGTGTTGCGATTGGCCCCAATGTCGGCTCCTGCGGCACCGCCGCCTTCTATGGCGAACCGGTGCTGGCAACCGATCTCGACACCGATCCCCGCTGGCAGCCTTACAAGGCCATGCCGCTGTCGATCGGCCTGCGGGCTTGCTGGTCGACCCCGGTCAAGGCCAAGGACGGCCGGGTCATCGCGACGTTCGCTTTCTACTATCGGGAGTCCCGCGCGCCGAGCAATTGGCACCGGCGCATCGTGGAGGCCTGCGTCAATCTCGGCGCCTTCGCGATCGAGCGCAAGGAAGCGCGCGCCGAGATCGCGCGGCTCGCCTATCACGACATCCTCACCGGCCTGCCGAACCGCGCGCAGCTGCGGCACCTCATCACCACCGCGATCGATGCCTGCCCGACCGGCAGCCATGTCGCGCTGGCCTTCCTCGACGTCGATCATTTCAAGGACGTCAACGACACGCTGGGTCACGCCGCCGGCGACGAGCTCCTGATCCAGCTCGCGCAACGGCTGCGCGAGCGGATTGGCCCTGAAGATATGCTGGGACGGCTCGGCGGCGACGAGTTTGTCATTCTGCTGCCGCAACGCAACGCCGAGAGTGCCGAGCGCGTCGCGGCAGGAATCACCGAAGCGCTGGCCGCACCCTTGAGGCTCGGATCGAAGCTGATGCCGATGTCGGTCAGCATCGGCATCAGCCTCTATCCCGACCATGCCACCGACATCGACACGTTGATGCAGCAGGCCGACGCCGCCATGTACATGGCCAAGCAGGCCGGACGCTCGACCCATCGCATCTTCAGTGCCGAGATGAATGGACTCACCGAGCAGCGGCTGGCGCTGATCGCAGCGCTCCGCCGCGCCATCGCGGAAGGCGCGCTGAGCCTGAGTTACCAGCCGCAGATCCGCAGCTGCGACGGCGCCATCCACGGCGTCGAGGCGCTGTCGCGCTGGCGTGATGCCGTGCTCGGCGACGTCTCGCCGGCAAAGTTCATCCCGCTTGCCGAGGAGTGCGGCTTGATCGAGCAGATCGGCCTGTGGTCGGTGCGCGAGGCCTGCCGCCAGATGGCGAGCTGGCGCCGCGCCGGGTTCAACATTCCCTGCGTCTCGGTGAACCTGTCGCCGATCAATTTCCGTAACGTCACCCTGGCCGCGCGGCTCAAGGACATCCTCGCCGAATACGATCTGTCGGCGGACGCTTTGATGCTGGAGATCACCGAGGGCGTGTTCATGCAGGACAGCGTCGCGGCGCTGGAGACGATGAACGCGATCCGCGAACTCGGCGTCGGCCTCTCCGTGGACGATTTCGGCACCGGCTATTCGAGCCTCAGCCGGCTCGCGCATCTGCCGATCCGCGAGTTGAAGATCGACCGCAGTTTCATGCGCGACATCGAGAAAGACGCGGGCGCGCTCGCGATCGCCACCGCCGTGGTGCGCGTCGGCCAGGGCCTCGGCATGAACGTCGTCGGCGAGGGCGTCGAGACCGAGGGCCAGCGCAAGACGCTGGCCGAACTCGGCTGCGACGTCGTGCAAGGCTTCCTCTACGCCCCCGCGCTTCCCCCCGTCGCCTTTGAGCGCTGGCTGATCGAGCACTGCGCCGAGCAGGCGAGGGCGACGCTGGGGCGGCTTGATGTCAAGTCGGTCGGTGCGGTTGCTGTGAAGCAGTCGGCATAG
- a CDS encoding transcriptional regulator, whose translation MSTKKPAEPSPESVARSDRRRLAAEDGAQALADAERQAVEVRKNMARLRAAREAKEAADEALRLALPTPALKKRSRKPAR comes from the coding sequence ATGAGCACCAAGAAGCCGGCAGAGCCGTCACCCGAAAGCGTCGCGCGGTCCGATCGCCGGCGCTTGGCCGCCGAAGACGGAGCGCAGGCATTGGCCGATGCCGAAAGGCAGGCCGTCGAGGTTCGCAAGAACATGGCGCGGCTCCGAGCGGCGCGCGAGGCCAAGGAAGCGGCTGACGAAGCTCTTCGACTCGCTTTGCCTACGCCGGCGCTCAAGAAGCGTTCACGGAAGCCGGCGCGATAG
- a CDS encoding cold-shock protein, whose product MTTGTVKWFNGQKGFGFIQPDDGSNDVFVHISAVERAGLAGLGEGQKVNFEIKTDKMRGKVSAENLSLA is encoded by the coding sequence ATGACGACAGGTACTGTCAAGTGGTTCAATGGCCAAAAGGGCTTCGGTTTCATTCAGCCGGACGACGGTAGCAACGATGTGTTCGTTCACATCAGCGCCGTTGAAAGGGCCGGTCTTGCAGGTCTCGGAGAGGGCCAAAAGGTCAATTTCGAGATCAAGACCGATAAGATGCGAGGCAAGGTCAGCGCCGAGAACCTCTCGCTGGCTTGA
- the rpsU gene encoding 30S ribosomal protein S21: protein MQVLVRDNNVEQALRVLKKKMQREGVFREMKQRRSYEKPSERKTREKSDAIRRARKLARKQAIREGLLPAPPKKKPFERKAPLPEIKARTE, encoded by the coding sequence TTGCAAGTACTCGTCAGAGACAACAATGTTGAGCAGGCACTCCGCGTTCTCAAGAAGAAGATGCAGCGCGAGGGCGTCTTCCGCGAAATGAAACAACGGCGTTCCTATGAAAAGCCGTCGGAGCGAAAGACCCGCGAGAAATCCGATGCTATTCGTCGCGCCCGCAAGCTTGCCAGGAAACAGGCGATCAGAGAGGGGTTGCTGCCCGCGCCGCCGAAAAAGAAGCCCTTTGAACGCAAAGCGCCCTTGCCGGAGATCAAAGCACGGACGGAGTAG